In Sphingomonas panacisoli, one genomic interval encodes:
- the secE gene encoding preprotein translocase subunit SecE — MAKTSPVEFIQQVRAETKKVVWPTRRETIMTGIMVMIMTLLLGIFFFVVDSGFEALVKFLLSLATK, encoded by the coding sequence GTGGCGAAGACATCCCCGGTCGAATTCATCCAGCAGGTGCGCGCGGAGACCAAGAAGGTCGTCTGGCCGACCCGGCGCGAGACGATCATGACCGGTATCATGGTGATGATCATGACGCTGCTGCTCGGCATTTTCTTCTTCGTGGTCGATTCGGGGTTCGAGGCGCTGGTCAAGTTCCTCCTCAGCCTCGCGACCAAATAA
- a CDS encoding class I SAM-dependent methyltransferase: MLYLKRLTLSSLIIIPALLAMPAPAGSAAAKRAASPLARALADPARGTDRTADDRRHPAALIALAGVKPGQRVLDLIPGSGYWTRIFSRIVGPRGRVYAVWPEAYGKLAQPNVATLRAMSATPAFANVVTSVQPTTDLTAPEPLDMVWTSQNYHDYADPFMGSPGPDSLARAVFKMLKPGGVFMVIDHMSAPGRGMADTDKLHRIDPETVKKQAKAAGFEFVGESRVLINTIDPLTVPVFNASIRGRTSQFAFKFRKPMR; this comes from the coding sequence ATGCTTTATCTTAAACGCCTGACCCTTAGTTCGCTGATCATCATTCCCGCCTTGCTGGCGATGCCCGCGCCGGCCGGGAGCGCCGCTGCGAAACGCGCGGCGTCGCCGCTGGCGCGCGCGTTGGCGGACCCGGCGCGTGGCACCGATCGGACCGCCGATGATCGGCGCCACCCCGCCGCGCTGATCGCGTTGGCCGGCGTGAAGCCGGGACAACGCGTGCTCGACCTGATTCCGGGCAGCGGCTATTGGACGCGGATCTTCAGCAGGATCGTCGGCCCGCGCGGCCGGGTCTATGCGGTGTGGCCGGAAGCTTACGGGAAGCTCGCGCAACCCAATGTCGCGACGTTGCGCGCTATGTCCGCCACCCCCGCCTTCGCCAATGTCGTGACCTCGGTGCAGCCGACCACCGACCTGACCGCGCCCGAACCGCTCGACATGGTGTGGACCTCGCAAAACTATCACGATTACGCCGACCCGTTCATGGGGTCGCCCGGCCCTGACAGCCTCGCCCGCGCCGTGTTCAAGATGCTAAAGCCGGGCGGGGTTTTCATGGTGATCGACCATATGAGCGCACCGGGCCGCGGCATGGCCGATACCGACAAGCTGCACCGGATCGATCCGGAAACGGTCAAAAAGCAGGCGAAGGCGGCAGGGTTCGAATTCGTCGGGGAAAGTCGTGTGCTGATCAACACGATCGACCCGTTGACGGTGCCGGTATTCAACGCGTCGATCCGCGGCCGCACGAGCCAGTTCGCCTTCAAGTTCCGCAAACCGATGCGGTAG
- a CDS encoding putative bifunctional diguanylate cyclase/phosphodiesterase, whose protein sequence is MSTKSSSQFPKPRIDVRALLGLYDPPDTTDWGPIRAAQLHAGRQLALFLLAANLVGAALIVMLFDGIAPRPLLIGWGIGTGIVGIAVAIRRLATRHRDATTATLHDVRDTVIEGVGLACVWSVPPIALGSHASAGTAMALWILLSVMMTASAVSMAALPMATLSFLGILGTAITAMLIRFGSPLLAAATALFVVLLMIGCLQRARSLVVIRAGEIGLAERDETVSLLLREFEEEDGDWLWETDSARRIVRASPRFARSFNLDPVKINDMPLVQVLAGAHWEKSEFTPGLRVLADKLKQREAFRDLLLPVQIGAEQRWFALTASPRHDDRGAFIGFRGVGSDVTAQRESADQINRMARFDTLTGLPNRLFLNEQLAHAMADAEKWGTRCAFMMIDLDRFKAVNDSLGHPVGDRLLGRVSARLQQLITDNEIIGRLGGDEFAVVVRDASDSERLDQLAKAIIDTLSRPYDLDEHTLFIGASIGIAIGPRDGRTAENLIRSADLALYRSKDGGGGAFNTYEPQLHVKAEERRVLEMALRQALEKGELHLEYQPVVAAGTGGLTGFEALLRWTHPELGVVSPAKFVPLAEDARLIVPMGEWVLRSACAEAAQWPHPIRVAVNVSPEQLHNPAFVSVVASALANSGLPAERLELEVTEGVFMREGTGAVQVLERILDLGVRLSLDDFGTGYSSLGYLARTRFSTIKVDRSFVQGASKGQPEPIAIIRAVVALAQSLGMATTAEGVETEQEHAMIQELGCTKVQGYYFGRPLPVAEARALAGRKWGESSAAA, encoded by the coding sequence GTGAGTACGAAGTCTTCCTCGCAATTCCCCAAGCCGCGGATCGATGTCCGCGCGTTGCTTGGGCTGTACGATCCCCCCGATACGACCGACTGGGGTCCGATCCGCGCGGCGCAGCTTCACGCCGGACGCCAACTCGCGCTCTTCCTGCTCGCCGCCAATCTGGTCGGTGCCGCGCTGATCGTGATGCTGTTCGACGGGATCGCGCCGCGGCCGCTGTTGATCGGTTGGGGCATCGGCACCGGGATCGTCGGCATCGCCGTCGCGATTCGCCGCCTTGCAACGCGCCACCGCGACGCCACCACCGCAACGCTGCACGACGTCCGCGACACGGTGATCGAGGGCGTCGGGCTCGCCTGCGTCTGGTCGGTGCCGCCGATCGCATTGGGCTCGCACGCCAGCGCCGGCACCGCGATGGCGCTGTGGATACTGCTGTCGGTGATGATGACCGCCAGTGCCGTGTCGATGGCCGCGCTGCCGATGGCGACGCTCAGCTTCCTCGGCATCCTCGGCACCGCGATCACCGCGATGCTGATCCGCTTCGGCAGCCCGTTGCTGGCGGCGGCGACGGCGCTGTTCGTCGTGCTGCTGATGATCGGCTGTCTGCAGCGCGCCCGCTCGCTCGTCGTGATCCGCGCCGGCGAGATCGGCCTTGCCGAACGCGACGAGACCGTGAGCCTGCTGCTGCGCGAGTTCGAGGAGGAGGATGGCGACTGGCTGTGGGAGACCGACAGCGCGCGCCGCATCGTCCGCGCCTCCCCGCGTTTCGCCCGGTCGTTCAACCTCGACCCGGTCAAGATCAACGACATGCCGCTGGTCCAGGTGCTGGCCGGCGCGCATTGGGAGAAAAGCGAATTCACGCCGGGGCTGCGTGTCCTGGCCGACAAGCTGAAACAGCGTGAAGCATTCCGCGACTTGCTCCTGCCCGTCCAGATCGGCGCCGAGCAACGCTGGTTCGCGCTGACGGCCAGCCCACGCCACGACGATCGCGGCGCGTTCATCGGGTTTCGCGGCGTGGGATCGGACGTTACCGCGCAGCGAGAATCCGCCGACCAGATCAACCGCATGGCGCGGTTCGACACGCTGACCGGCCTGCCCAACCGCCTGTTCCTCAATGAACAGCTCGCCCACGCCATGGCCGATGCGGAGAAATGGGGCACGCGTTGCGCGTTCATGATGATCGACCTCGACCGGTTCAAGGCGGTTAACGATTCGCTCGGCCACCCGGTCGGCGACCGCTTGCTCGGCCGCGTGTCCGCGCGGTTGCAGCAACTGATCACGGATAACGAGATTATCGGTCGCCTCGGCGGCGACGAGTTCGCGGTCGTGGTGCGCGACGCCTCCGACAGCGAGCGGCTCGATCAGCTGGCCAAGGCGATCATCGATACGTTATCGCGTCCGTACGACTTGGACGAGCACACGCTATTCATCGGCGCGTCGATCGGCATTGCGATCGGCCCGCGCGACGGGCGCACCGCGGAAAACTTGATCCGCTCCGCCGACCTTGCGCTCTACCGCTCGAAGGATGGCGGCGGCGGCGCGTTCAACACGTACGAGCCGCAGCTGCACGTCAAGGCCGAGGAGCGGCGCGTCCTCGAAATGGCGCTGCGCCAAGCGCTCGAAAAGGGCGAGCTGCACCTCGAATACCAACCCGTCGTCGCGGCCGGCACTGGCGGATTGACCGGGTTCGAAGCACTACTGCGCTGGACGCATCCTGAGCTAGGTGTGGTGTCGCCCGCGAAGTTCGTGCCGCTGGCCGAGGATGCGCGGCTGATCGTGCCGATGGGCGAATGGGTGCTACGATCGGCCTGCGCCGAAGCCGCGCAATGGCCCCACCCGATCCGCGTCGCGGTCAACGTCTCGCCGGAACAGCTGCACAACCCGGCCTTCGTCTCGGTGGTCGCCTCGGCGCTCGCCAATAGCGGTTTGCCCGCCGAGCGGCTCGAGCTCGAAGTGACCGAAGGCGTATTCATGCGCGAAGGCACCGGCGCGGTGCAGGTGCTCGAACGCATCCTCGATCTCGGCGTGCGCCTTAGTCTGGACGATTTCGGGACGGGCTATTCTTCGCTCGGCTATCTTGCGCGTACGCGGTTCTCGACGATCAAGGTCGACCGCAGCTTCGTTCAGGGCGCGTCCAAGGGCCAGCCCGAGCCGATCGCGATCATCCGCGCCGTCGTCGCGCTCGCCCAGTCGCTTGGCATGGCGACCACGGCCGAAGGCGTCGAGACCGAGCAGGAACATGCGATGATCCAGGAGCTCGGCTGCACCAAGGTCCAGGGCTATTATTTCGGGCGCCCCCTGCCCGTCGCCGAAGCGCGCGCGCTCGCCGGCCGAAAATGGGGCGAGTCGTCAGCGGCAGCGTAA
- the rplA gene encoding 50S ribosomal protein L1, with protein sequence MAFVSKKHKALTVDREKLHGVDEAIALAKSNATSKFDETIEVALNLGVDPRHADQMVRGVVTLPKGTGKTVRVGVFAKGAKADEAKAAGADVVGAEDLMEIVQGGTIDFDRCIATPDMMGVVGRLGKVLGPKGLMPNPKLGTVTMDVAAAVKAAKSGQIEYRVEKAGIIHSGIGKASFPAEDLRANFDALLDAVVKAKPAGAKGKYVRKVAVSSTMGPGIKVDTAEVAGA encoded by the coding sequence ATGGCATTCGTTAGCAAGAAGCATAAGGCGCTGACCGTCGACCGCGAGAAGCTCCACGGCGTGGACGAGGCGATCGCCCTCGCCAAGTCGAACGCGACCAGCAAGTTCGACGAAACCATCGAAGTCGCGCTGAACCTGGGCGTCGATCCCCGCCACGCCGACCAGATGGTCCGCGGCGTCGTCACGTTGCCCAAGGGCACCGGCAAGACCGTTCGCGTCGGTGTGTTCGCCAAGGGCGCGAAGGCCGACGAGGCCAAGGCCGCCGGGGCCGACGTGGTCGGTGCGGAAGACCTGATGGAAATCGTTCAGGGCGGTACGATCGACTTCGACCGCTGCATCGCGACCCCCGACATGATGGGCGTCGTCGGTCGCCTCGGTAAGGTGCTGGGTCCGAAGGGCCTGATGCCGAACCCGAAGCTCGGCACCGTGACGATGGACGTCGCGGCAGCCGTGAAGGCGGCCAAGAGCGGCCAGATCGAATATCGCGTCGAAAAGGCCGGGATCATCCATTCGGGCATCGGCAAGGCGTCGTTCCCCGCGGAAGACCTGCGCGCCAACTTCGACGCGCTGCTCGACGCGGTGGTCAAGGCCAAGCCCGCCGGCGCCAAGGGCAAGTATGTCCGCAAGGTCGCCGTCAGCTCGACCATGGGCCCGGGCATCAAGGTCGATACCGCGGAAGTCGCGGGCGCGTAA
- a CDS encoding sigma-70 family RNA polymerase sigma factor: protein MPDRLDADAARANLIEALRRAGDEDRAAFQDIYRLTSAKLFGICLRICGDRAGAEDVLHEVYLTIWKRAGAFEPGRASPISWLATIARNRAIDWVRARGIRPTRPISEAGMVADDAPDQLTVAQRDEMSRRLHDCLDALEERQRDAIRTAFFDGLTYAELAEAKGVPLGTMKSWVRRGLMQLKGCVGDD, encoded by the coding sequence ATGCCTGATCGCCTCGACGCCGACGCCGCGCGGGCGAACCTGATCGAAGCATTGCGACGCGCCGGCGACGAAGACCGCGCGGCGTTCCAGGATATCTACCGGCTGACCTCGGCGAAGCTTTTTGGCATTTGCTTGCGTATCTGCGGCGATCGCGCCGGTGCGGAGGATGTGTTGCACGAGGTGTACCTCACGATCTGGAAACGGGCGGGGGCGTTCGAGCCGGGACGCGCCAGCCCGATTTCGTGGCTCGCGACGATCGCCCGCAACCGCGCGATCGACTGGGTGCGCGCGAGGGGGATCCGCCCGACCCGGCCGATTTCCGAAGCCGGCATGGTCGCCGACGACGCGCCCGACCAGCTGACCGTGGCGCAACGCGACGAAATGTCGCGGCGGCTGCACGATTGCCTCGATGCTCTGGAGGAGCGGCAGCGGGACGCGATCCGCACCGCCTTTTTCGACGGCCTGACCTATGCCGAACTCGCCGAGGCGAAGGGCGTCCCGCTGGGGACGATGAAGAGTTGGGTGCGGCGCGGGTTGATGCAGCTTAAGGGGTGTGTCGGTGACGACTGA
- a CDS encoding anti-sigma factor, translated as MTTDDPDMTAAELAIGLLEGEERAAALRRVLADPAFAREVESWRNRLAGLFDDYREVAAPDAVAVRLAAPVETSRPRSAWPILALATALAAAVALFVVVRPGPAPLPIPVVQPHRMMVASLMMTDKSTSVAALVDMTTGEMSIPDADMAPDGKSAELWMIGDDGVPKAMGLLAAQGASRMTLTSDQRRQLAAGVTLAVSVEPIGGSPTGKPTGPVVAAGKLSVA; from the coding sequence GTGACGACTGACGATCCCGATATGACCGCCGCCGAACTGGCGATCGGGCTGCTCGAGGGCGAGGAGCGCGCCGCGGCGCTGCGCCGCGTGCTCGCCGATCCGGCGTTCGCTCGCGAGGTCGAGAGTTGGCGCAATAGGCTGGCCGGACTGTTCGACGACTATCGTGAGGTCGCGGCGCCCGATGCGGTTGCCGTGCGGCTTGCCGCTCCCGTGGAAACGTCACGACCGCGCAGTGCCTGGCCCATCCTGGCGCTCGCGACCGCGCTGGCCGCGGCGGTCGCCCTGTTCGTCGTTGTGCGGCCGGGTCCCGCGCCGCTACCGATCCCGGTCGTGCAGCCGCACCGGATGATGGTCGCGTCTCTGATGATGACCGACAAATCGACGTCGGTCGCCGCATTGGTCGATATGACGACGGGCGAGATGAGCATTCCCGACGCCGACATGGCGCCCGACGGCAAGAGCGCGGAACTGTGGATGATCGGCGACGACGGTGTGCCGAAGGCGATGGGCTTGCTCGCCGCCCAAGGCGCGTCGCGCATGACCCTAACGTCCGATCAGCGCCGTCAGCTTGCCGCCGGGGTTACGCTGGCGGTGTCGGTCGAACCGATCGGCGGCTCGCCCACCGGCAAACCGACCGGTCCGGTCGTCGCGGCCGGCAAACTTTCGGTCGCCTGA
- a CDS encoding PEPxxWA-CTERM sorting domain-containing protein, with translation MNFFVRRCILSKSLTYLTSLSSAISAGKRGRRMMKNRMLAAAVAVGAMAVALPAHAGNYIINFTTNQPLIGGIQTGSATITTSDALTMSSQNRLGYVITGISGMLNMSAITGLSGFQGSDNYFYTTDSFVDGSGLGFTTAGGTSASLYFASAAQKYQLTSVSPFTTGYVAATATPAVPEPATWAMMLIGFGAVGGALRRRKAQVAAVSFA, from the coding sequence ATGAATTTTTTCGTGCGCCGCTGCATCCTTTCCAAATCGTTAACGTACCTGACCAGCCTTTCGTCCGCGATTTCCGCCGGCAAAAGGGGGAGACGCATGATGAAGAACAGAATGTTGGCGGCGGCCGTCGCTGTCGGAGCGATGGCAGTGGCCCTGCCTGCGCACGCAGGGAATTACATCATCAATTTCACGACCAATCAGCCACTTATCGGCGGGATCCAGACGGGCTCGGCGACCATCACGACCAGCGACGCGTTGACGATGAGCTCGCAGAATCGGTTGGGCTATGTGATCACCGGCATCAGCGGCATGCTAAACATGTCAGCGATTACCGGGCTCAGCGGGTTCCAAGGGTCGGACAACTACTTCTACACGACCGACAGCTTCGTCGATGGCAGCGGGCTGGGCTTCACCACGGCGGGCGGCACGAGCGCCAGCCTGTATTTCGCGAGCGCGGCGCAGAAATATCAGCTGACCTCGGTATCGCCATTCACCACCGGTTACGTTGCTGCGACCGCGACGCCAGCGGTGCCCGAGCCGGCCACCTGGGCGATGATGCTGATCGGTTTCGGCGCGGTCGGTGGCGCCCTACGCCGCCGCAAAGCGCAAGTCGCGGCCGTATCGTTCGCCTGA
- the rplK gene encoding 50S ribosomal protein L11: protein MAKKITGYIKLQVPAGAANPSPPIGPALGQRGVNIMEFCKAFNAATGDMEKNAPIPTVITVYADRSFSFETKTPPASFLIKKAANLKSGSKEPGKVSAGKIKRSALTAIAEQKMKDLNANDMEAATRIIEGSARAMGLEVVEG from the coding sequence ATGGCTAAGAAAATTACCGGCTATATCAAGCTACAGGTGCCGGCCGGCGCCGCCAATCCGTCGCCGCCGATCGGCCCGGCGCTTGGTCAGCGCGGCGTGAACATCATGGAGTTCTGCAAGGCGTTCAACGCCGCGACGGGCGACATGGAGAAGAACGCGCCGATCCCGACCGTCATCACCGTCTATGCGGACCGCTCATTCTCGTTCGAGACGAAGACCCCGCCGGCGTCGTTCCTGATCAAGAAGGCGGCGAACCTGAAGTCGGGCTCGAAGGAGCCGGGCAAGGTTTCCGCGGGCAAGATCAAGCGCAGCGCGCTGACCGCGATCGCCGAGCAGAAGATGAAGGACCTGAACGCCAACGACATGGAAGCGGCGACCCGCATCATCGAAGGCTCCGCCCGCGCGATGGGCCTCGAAGTGGTGGAGGGCTGA
- the nusG gene encoding transcription termination/antitermination protein NusG, giving the protein MARWYIIHAYSGFEGKVRDAIMSEATRMGLEQLVEQIEVPTETVTEARRGKKVSVERKFMPGYVLAKLAMNDDVYHLVKNTPKVTGFLGPNGKPQAISDAEAARMLNSKEEAAANAPKQQIKVDYEIGDSVKVLDGPFASFNGIVEELDFDKAKVKVSVSIFGRATPVELDFEQVERSK; this is encoded by the coding sequence GTGGCACGCTGGTACATCATCCACGCTTATTCGGGTTTCGAGGGCAAGGTCCGCGACGCGATCATGTCGGAAGCGACCCGCATGGGTCTCGAACAGCTGGTCGAGCAGATCGAGGTCCCGACCGAAACCGTCACCGAGGCGCGCCGCGGCAAGAAGGTGTCGGTCGAACGCAAGTTCATGCCCGGCTACGTCCTGGCCAAGCTGGCAATGAACGACGACGTCTATCACCTGGTCAAGAACACGCCCAAGGTGACTGGCTTCCTCGGCCCCAACGGCAAGCCCCAGGCGATCAGCGACGCCGAAGCCGCGCGCATGCTGAATTCGAAGGAAGAGGCCGCGGCCAACGCGCCGAAGCAGCAGATCAAGGTCGACTACGAGATTGGCGACAGCGTAAAGGTGCTCGACGGCCCGTTCGCGAGCTTCAACGGCATCGTCGAGGAACTCGATTTCGACAAGGCGAAGGTCAAGGTGTCGGTGTCGATCTTCGGCCGCGCCACGCCGGTCGAACTGGACTTCGAGCAGGTCGAGCGAAGCAAATAA
- a CDS encoding oxidoreductase, producing MTIPADSVWFITGCSTGFGRELAKLVLDRGWRVVATARGKDRVADIVELAPDRALAVDLDVADQAQIDAAVKAATERFGRIDVLVNNAGYGYQTSVEEGEDKEIRDQFEANVFGLFAMTRAVLPVMRAQKSGNIVNITSVGGLTGFASSGYYSATKHAVEGFSESLRAEVQPLGISVTCVEPGPFRTDWAGRSLHQTQSKIADYAETAQARMETTSGYSGQQPGDPVRAGEAMIEAVSRERPPRQLVLGKFAYETATALYRKRLEAIEADRELSLSADYPALAEA from the coding sequence ATGACGATCCCCGCCGATTCCGTCTGGTTCATCACCGGTTGCTCGACCGGGTTCGGGCGCGAGCTTGCCAAGCTGGTGCTCGATCGCGGCTGGCGCGTGGTCGCGACCGCGCGCGGCAAGGACCGTGTCGCCGACATCGTCGAGCTGGCGCCCGATCGCGCGCTGGCGGTCGATCTCGATGTCGCCGATCAGGCGCAGATCGACGCGGCGGTAAAGGCCGCGACCGAGCGGTTCGGGCGGATCGACGTGCTCGTGAACAATGCCGGCTATGGCTACCAGACCTCGGTCGAAGAAGGCGAGGACAAGGAAATCCGCGACCAGTTCGAGGCCAACGTGTTCGGCCTGTTCGCGATGACGCGCGCGGTGCTGCCCGTCATGCGCGCGCAGAAGAGCGGTAATATCGTCAATATCACCTCGGTCGGCGGGCTGACCGGGTTTGCGTCGTCGGGCTATTATTCGGCGACCAAGCATGCGGTCGAAGGCTTCTCTGAATCGCTCCGGGCCGAAGTCCAGCCGCTCGGTATCTCCGTCACCTGCGTTGAGCCGGGGCCGTTCCGCACAGATTGGGCGGGGCGTTCACTCCACCAGACTCAGAGCAAGATCGCCGACTATGCCGAGACGGCGCAAGCGCGGATGGAAACGACCAGCGGCTATTCGGGGCAGCAGCCGGGCGACCCGGTGCGCGCAGGCGAGGCGATGATCGAGGCGGTCAGCCGCGAGCGCCCGCCGCGTCAGTTGGTGCTGGGCAAGTTCGCTTACGAAACCGCGACGGCGCTCTATCGCAAACGGCTGGAGGCGATCGAAGCCGATCGCGAGCTCAGCCTGAGCGCTGACTATCCGGCGTTGGCGGAAGCCTGA
- a CDS encoding AraC family transcriptional regulator, producing MMPPSATSLALLDQVFGRLANCPCFVKDRDLRYVLANQAMLDMCGLRHRRELIGHTPHDIYPPAHAARFEAEERRVLAGEAITDWFELIEPSRQAPTWLLLGEFPLIDEAGEIVGVVGVSRFLRQAFASQRGYDGFAMALQHMREHFDKPLDCGTLAKRAGVSVSRFEREFARLLNTSPRTYQQRIRIDEARRLLAGDATIVEIANACGFADHSSFSRRFKLVTGETPSEYRAHLVARR from the coding sequence ATGATGCCACCGTCGGCAACCAGCCTTGCCTTGCTCGATCAGGTTTTCGGGCGATTGGCGAACTGTCCCTGTTTCGTGAAGGACAGGGATCTTCGTTACGTCCTGGCCAACCAGGCGATGCTCGATATGTGCGGCCTGCGCCATCGCAGGGAACTAATCGGGCATACCCCGCACGACATATATCCGCCGGCCCATGCCGCGCGATTCGAGGCGGAGGAACGCCGTGTCCTTGCGGGCGAGGCGATCACCGACTGGTTCGAGTTGATCGAGCCGTCGCGGCAAGCCCCGACATGGTTGCTGCTCGGCGAGTTTCCGTTGATCGACGAAGCGGGAGAGATCGTCGGCGTCGTCGGCGTGTCGCGCTTCCTGCGCCAGGCGTTCGCATCGCAGCGCGGTTACGACGGTTTCGCCATGGCGTTGCAGCATATGCGTGAACATTTCGACAAGCCGCTCGATTGCGGGACACTGGCCAAGCGCGCGGGGGTATCAGTCTCGCGGTTCGAACGCGAATTCGCGCGGCTGCTCAACACCAGCCCGCGAACCTACCAGCAGCGTATCCGCATCGACGAAGCGCGGCGGTTGCTCGCCGGCGACGCGACGATCGTCGAGATCGCGAATGCCTGCGGGTTCGCCGACCACAGCAGCTTCAGCCGGCGGTTCAAGCTGGTGACGGGGGAAACGCCCAGCGAATATCGCGCGCATTTGGTGGCGAGGCGGTAA
- a CDS encoding PEPxxWA-CTERM sorting domain-containing protein, whose protein sequence is MKAQRIIGAVGVLLAGTTAATGASAAIDIHFDGGLATPAAGYTIVDTFDDATGLTGTNFQIKVPPADGNGAPPANSIPSGTPYLSVLAGGSATYTFATPVSSFQFDWGSIDAYNTLTINGTSQAIVVPGSNFINPANGDQGADATNGRFTVTGTEGELFTSVTFSSTGNSFEVDNLAVRSAVPEPATWAMMLLGFGSLGVAIRRKPKPAMRIRYA, encoded by the coding sequence ATGAAAGCACAACGTATCATTGGCGCCGTCGGCGTCTTGCTTGCCGGCACGACGGCCGCGACCGGCGCTTCGGCCGCGATCGACATTCACTTCGACGGCGGTCTCGCCACACCAGCGGCTGGCTACACCATCGTCGACACGTTCGACGACGCGACCGGCCTGACCGGCACCAACTTCCAGATCAAGGTGCCGCCCGCCGACGGCAACGGCGCGCCGCCGGCCAATTCGATCCCGTCGGGAACGCCCTATCTGTCGGTTCTCGCCGGCGGTTCGGCGACCTACACCTTCGCAACGCCAGTCTCGTCGTTCCAGTTCGATTGGGGCTCGATCGACGCGTACAACACGCTGACGATCAATGGCACCAGCCAGGCGATCGTCGTCCCCGGCTCGAACTTCATCAATCCGGCCAATGGCGACCAGGGTGCGGACGCGACCAACGGCCGCTTCACCGTGACCGGTACTGAGGGCGAGTTGTTCACCAGCGTGACCTTCTCGTCGACCGGCAATTCGTTCGAGGTCGACAATCTGGCGGTCCGCTCGGCAGTGCCGGAGCCGGCCACCTGGGCGATGATGCTGCTCGGTTTCGGTAGCCTGGGCGTTGCGATCCGCCGCAAGCCAAAGCCGGCGATGCGCATCCGCTACGCCTAA